In Lolium rigidum isolate FL_2022 chromosome 3, APGP_CSIRO_Lrig_0.1, whole genome shotgun sequence, the genomic window gggtacggcttggtgtagccgaacgccttccttttcggcatcatgccggaccgatctttcgaattgcacaaatctgatccgctgtgatggccgtaggtgtcgaaccccgaagattcgccggggtggcatacttaaccagccatgcttgcttttccggttctaagccaagctgcaggagctgggctttggaggttcgtcggagtggcgtacttagccagccacgattgcttctcaggatcggctcctgacgttcctcctgctgttccagaggcccctgatattgcagcctggttcgagagtgcccaggcgttgcagtccggtatgtacgcgcacgcgtatccgtgcgggatctccttgggtgcctcaggtaggaattggtagtcactaggatcaccaccaatcttgtggacgacgtatgccgatgaggtcggcagttccggtgctgcccatgcgaacggctggggctggagcggcatctctcccttgaaagtccccagagccggtcccgatggagaataccggtggctcatgatttccttgacgacgcgcgagcgacgcgctccaaggtgttcaccgaggctctcggagtggcggtgcagcgaatgagccaccatgtagttgatctcctcgccgcggcgacactggtgcgttcttcgacggggcggacaggtccactccatcgagcgcgccttcgggcgtgaaacccttccacccgacgccatgggagcgggttcggtggaaggagccgatgagctcggcttcgagggttgccttgatctcgtcatgtttcttcttgagctcatcgagcggatcctcgtacgtgaccggagtgtcttccgccatctcggatgtagatggcgatgttgtggatgtcgaagactgtcccaccgggcgtgccgagaatgtgttgacgtcgaaacccccggcgggcgagagacgggcaacaccgtagagccgggaacaactagggctgcggctggccccggtccctcggagcgacggcccgcaaagcctcctcggtcgcacgcgccgatgccaaccgcaagggcgtgccacccgacctatacctggtcgggaaggtgtggatgatgcctcgcttagtttcctgcagggcacacacgtaaacgttaaatacgagcctcgatcggctctcgggttatcccgtgaatcggctcaaagagccgatccacccatgattcggacgaggtgtccgaatatatggtggtcccgcttgatcaaggtaaagctgatgagatctacgacgatctggggttttcaccgcataatcggatcgtcctactcacgattgggcctcgcgctcgcgcacggtgaccgtaagccgatcctagacagggcctaaaaaccaacacgaggttgatccccggaacatcctttctagggctagcaaacgccaccctacacgccgctggatcctccaaccctttgtaaggcctaactattgcagatattaaactaatccttgtaggacaaggagcaatcgtaacggatcagatctactaaactatgatcaagcggggtgccgtccctacacctaagataggtgtaagggcggctagacatgcaagggttgcactacgaaagcatgtaatatgaagaacaatgctaaccctaacatgtctaagataactacgttgctcgccatcaaaaaggcttcgatacgagcaacgcatgaacaacgtgggcaggcttgtgcttgcctagatcgcaagatgcgatctaggcagcatgatgcttaccggtagaaaccctcgagacgaaggagttggcgatgcgccgagatttgtttgtggttgaacgttggttgttgtttattccataaaccctaggtacatatttatagtccaggggactttctaatgtgggcgtgcaccaaaccgtgcacgagtaagattctaacttctaaactaagatgcgatctaatatgttacagatacacgggcaattaagcccaacttggtataaaaggccgattcacgtattccttctatatatatattctttacgtccatcttgatcacggcccacttcTGACTTGGtccaattctggtgataacactacgtTAGAAAACGTCGTCAAGAGGCTTCAATCTACAAAGGTACTATAAATACTTAACTCTATTACCTAATTGTGCACCTGCACGCAGTAGTCGTAGCCGCGGGTAGGTGCCGGCTGTGACGACGGCGCATGTCGCGTTGATGATGGTGGCAGGGGAGGGCGAGGCGCCGGCTGCCTTGGCCAGATGCTGCATCCTGCCATGCGTTGCGTGCACAATTGCTCCGTTGCTTCAGGCTGCATCGATCGACCATGTCGGACTTGAACATGCAAGCGAAGGTGGTCTTGTATGGAAAGTATAATCTCCTGCAGAAAGGAAAATAATACTTACTCTGTAGATGGAATGCAACCCCGTGTCTtatgtactacctccgtcctaAAACATAAgacttatatttttttttgagTTATATACATTTTTGGTACCACAACTTGCATTGGATGTGCATTTTAGTACCACAACTTGCAAAACAAGCATCCGGAGTACCACAACTTGCACCGAGTAAGCAAGTAGGTCCACGACCAATTGGGAGCGGCATGTGGCATTGTGATTTTTGCAAAAAAGCCCCCTTAACATTTTTCTCTCGCAAATGTGACCTTGCATGCGTGTCCCACCTTTTAGGACATAGAAAAATTGAAGATAAAGTAGCGCTTGATATTCGAGCTCGCTACCTGCAGCAGCCTCAAAACCAACACTGCCACCAAACCAGACAACACTTCGTGAATTGTTTTCGGACTTCATTGTATTATACGATTGCTGTACGGCGCAGGCACCTCCAAATAGGCTTAAATACATGTGCAGAGGATATTCACATCGTTTCTACTTCTAACAAACTAAGCTACATGAATAGCAATAATCGTGAGCTACGTccacttttttttagataaaaagcCAAAGATTCGACGTTAAATTAATAACACATTTAATTGTGAACAGATACACGATGATGTGCCCAGTTTACGAGCTAGAACTGCACACACACATAAGACAATGTTCATCCTAGGAAACATCCGCCGACAACGCGAGCAGCCGACACAACTATTACAATCTACAAAGAGGAAGAGCAAGCGCACGGCAGAATACGTTGTCGAACCGGTGCTCACCCTAGCACAGGCGAACCGACAACCACTACAACCGACGAGATAGCACCACCGTCGCAAATGCCACCAGCACCACATCGTGGCAATCGGCGGTGCCAGTCCGGCAACACATCGTGGCCATGGCGGCGTTATCATGGTCGGTAGCGTCCGCAATTCACGCCTCGTTCTATGTTGTGATCTTTAGTGGCGAGGGGTTCCCTCGTTGTTGTGGCATGTGGTAGTGCAACACCCGCTTGTTCTTTTGTTCTCTACTGCCATCGTGTGTGTCGCCTACGATGCCACCACGCTCAGCGAACACAACAGATGTACGTTTAACAAGTCTTCACAACGGTAAAATCCTATCACGTAATGTACGTAGCTCAAGTTATTGCTATTCACGTGCTTGGAGAAGATATACTATCTTAGTTTATTAGAAGTTAGAACGATGTGAATATCCTCTATATATGTATTTAAGTCTATTTGGAGATGCAGACAATCTATAATAAAGCGAAGTCCGACAAGAATTTACACAAGTTTTGCTAGCTCGGTGGCAACCTCCTTCTTAAGGCTGCTCCAGGTAGCGAGTCTGAATCTTAACAGGCGCACGTAAAATCTTTGCTATTTTTTTCTATGTTCTGACAGGTGGAACCCGCATGTAAAAAAGAAACAAGGTTATATTTTGCGAGAGAAAAATATGAAGAGTGCCTTTTGCAAAAATTACAATGCCACATGTCCGCTTTTGATTGGTCGTGGACCTATTTGCTCGCTCGATGCAAGTTGTGGTACTCTAGATGCTCGTTTTGCAAGTTGTGGTACTAAACTGCACATCCACTGCAAGTTGTGGTACCAAAAATATATATAACTGTTTTTTTTAAgttaaactatgtcaagtttaaatAACCTTTTGCCAACAgtcattaacatgtaaaatacaatATTAATATAATtatatagataataaaatatacttagtttgttctaaaagtttgatgaaactttatttggtttaacttttcaaaaaaaaaatcttaagcTTTGGGATAGGGATAGTAGTACATTTAAGGTCAGTAAATATGTGATTAGATACGTACTTACTACTGCACAATATTGATGAGATCTGTTGTTGCCATTTTTAAGGTATGTTTGGATGGTGACCAAATCGTAtatgacaaaaaaaaaattgttcatgACAAATTTTTTTGGTCTCTACTTGGATCAATAAGAAAGAAAGAGCATTCCGATGTCTTTTTTGGCTAACTCCTTGGCAAGCAAGCGTTCAACCAAACCGTTTTTATTATTCTCACCAATGGTGATTCTTCGGCGATCAACTTAGGTTGTGACTACCGCCGCCGCTGGCATCTGTATTCTCCGGCGCATGGCTGACTGACGCTAGTTTCAATCCTCGTTAGGGTTTCTGCCCGCCCCTAGATCCTATCAAGTGGTGAGTCTTCTAGGTTCCAATTCTGGGTGAAGATTGGTGCAGTTTGATCTGCTCGTTTGGTTCTCGTGCAGGTTGTGAACCGAGGCTTAGCCTGGATGGTGAGGGGTGCTGAGACCTCCATACCCGCGAGTTCCTGAGTTAGAATGCTAGCGCCCACTCTCTCATTGTACATACAAAAAAAATCTTCTATTGTACTGCTTGGAGGGCCATCTAACCCTCCAAGTCGCATTTTTGTTGTTCTGGTCGTTGATCTTCTGGTTTCGTTCTGTATTGAGAGAAAATCTGAGGTGTTTGTGGAGCGGATTGGTGgctcgtgtttgtatggatgGATAAGTGGACAATCAATGGTTTGTTGTGAAGGACCCTTCCAGCCTTGTTCTCTCATGCCTTGAGGCCAGATATAATGTTGGAGACAGCTGATCGTCCGTGCATTATGGGGTCAACCACCAGTGCATAACCACCGGGATTGGGCATCACCTTTGGATTATCTTCCAGAGACCATTTGATTTCTTATTCCAACCATTGCATGTATCTCAGAACCGCTGGTATGACAacatttacttccatggagcatGAACGtccaataaagagagcaaaaccaTTTTGTTATGagtgttgttgactaaaagctataATGTAAATTATTTCAGAAGAAATTTTAAGGCTAGAATATAGACCATTTCAGAACAGAGGGTTTTAGACTTTGGACCTTCCCCACTCCTCCTTTGTAATGAAACATTGTACTTCACCTTGACTTCACTGGGGTTATCCCTTAGCATTCTCTGACTTGGCCCGCTGTAAGTTACCCGCAGTAGTTACGGTAAATAAAAACAAGACTCTACCATGTGGTTCGCACCCAAAACCAACTTTAGTTGGGAAACTTGCACCACGGAGGGGAttttccttgttccgggaagatcCAGTCGATAAGCTAGATAGCCAACTATAGTAACGGAACGAAAGTTTCTGGTTGGTGCGAGTAGCCATTAGCCAATGATGACTGAACATAAGGCTGGATATTCAAATACACGTGATCGATCACCAACTGAAAAGGAACGCTCTAACCTGTTTTTGTCTGCGTGCTGCTGCATTCGTTGCTTGGCTCGAATCAGATGTTGTTGTACagaaacaagaataatttctaagAGTAAATGGTAGTAAAATAGTATTACAATAGTGTATCCTTATGTCGAAAATTTGATTTATTTGTATTTCCCAAAAATTAAAGTATGTTTACTGGAACTTTTTGCATACACTTCTCATAtacatatctatctatatatttaacgccataatttttgaaaacatagaagtctgagattttgaaattttaagaaaactgaaaatgaaGGAAGCACTGATGCTCATGTGCATCAAATCCCTGTCCACATGTACCACGCTACAAATGTAAAAGTAGTTTTTGCACGAACCATTGCAAATCAGTAACTATGATACATAGGCGTGAAGCTCTCTATATATTGAATAGTTAAAAGTTCTTTTGGCACATGAGCTCCACTGATCCTTCTATATGGAGTTTTTCAAAAATCATATTTACATGTTTTTAAAAGTTTGTGCGCTAGAAAGAATTTTGGGTGGTTACTATACTAATATAGCGGAACGAGAGTCTATTTCAAGCAGACAAGATTTTGGATTTAGGCCTATTGGAGCCTTCATAAGGGCCTGGAGGAGCAGCTATACAAATGAGCTACCAACTAGTTAGCCTAGCGTATGATGCCAAACTGTTCAGGCTGAAAAGTGTTCCCAAAGGCCACGAATTGGGCCGGTTGGCTCAGTAGCACGATTATTATGTGTTGTTGCTTCCTTTTTGTCCTCTCTGCCATACACGTTGGTTTGTGCTTCCTTTGGTCCTTTTTAATTAACTCGAATTGTGTATAAATTTATATTAAATCTGAATCAATTAAAAAAGTCCGGAGAGAGTAGATAGGCTAAATTGGTCTCTAAAATGTATCAACACTAGAGGCTATGTGtatttggtatcttttgatattaatatatttactttatcgaaaaaaatgtatCCACACTTGAGAATCTCCAAATTTTCAACAACAACATTctagacaattttttttttgtatattacAACAACATTGTGCCTTtttattgattgccatgttggtaCATAATTATATCTCTTTGTTGATTTTGTTTACATAATTGCCTAACAGGGATGATCAAAAAATCTTCCTTAGATAATAAAATCAACATTATCTTGTAGAAAGAGTGTTCACTCCTGCAAATTAAGTCGATTGTCCCGCAAATGTAGAATGTCAAAGAGGGTGACCTGAAACCCTAGGATAGGACATTGTACATGTAGGTAAAACCGCGGGGAGCATCAATGCCACTGCCTGCTTGCTTGTATCTCTAGGCAGCGGTGATGGCGGAGAATTCTGCAGTATCGAGCCTCAAGGGTTATTAGACCTTTTAAACATTGAAAACTAGGTTACTTATTTCCATGCCTACATCTAGGTCACCATTATGAAATAAGCTATGTGGTTGGGAGTATGGCCTTGGTTTAATTGTTATCAGGGTGACACTTGGTCGATGTTGTGGACTAGAGAATCCACTAAGCATCTAGGGTCTAATCACACACAGAAAATGAATATGTACTAATGAGTATCAGGGTCGTGTTAAATTTAGGATGAAAATGGTAAATGGAGGCCCCAGAAGAAATATTGatgaaaattttcaaaacctcAAATGTGATGTTCACTGCACAAAAACTGCGTTCCGACGGTCACGCTGGACGAGCCATGGGTTCCATGATGCTCGCCCAACATTTGGTTCCATGTGGctaaaatatttaaatttaagCTAAGGGGCAATTAAAAGCTTTTATATGGGTAAAATACATAGATTtgagttgggggggggggggatgcccCCTGGCCCCAAGTAAGTTTCGCCACTGAGTACATGCCATATCCGGCCCGTTGCCATTCCACACCATCGCTGTAGGGCTCATCGAATGTCTTCCTAGGTAGAACTGCCCCGAGCCTTTGAGCTTGCAGCCAGGGAGGAGAAAGACAGAGTCATCCGTCCCGCCGTGCTGCGGTGCTGTGAAAGCGGCGTAGCTCTGCCTACAGCTTCCAAAATGGATTCCTGTAGCTCAAATCGTCACAATAAGTTCAATTTTGCGGGTGTCATCAAGGAAATGGTAAGAACACGATGAAATATGCAGTACCTTGTACAGGGATTGTCCGGTCCCAAATATGAAATCAATTGATCCCCTTATGTAGCGCTGGTAAAGCAGTTGCGCCCTTTCTTGGTCGTCGTAATTCGTGTCTTGAAATCCTTGGATGTTAGATAATTGTTTTTTTTCATGGTGTGGTCAAATGATAATGAATGCAAACTTCAAGAGAGGCACGCGGAGAAATACGTACCGGGTGGTAGGGGgcctagcccccccccccccccgccccaatGCATGGTAACCTAAGTGTAGATGACACTTAAAATTTGGACCGAAAGTACTTGCGCAAAACCACGGATACTCCTTTTGTTTGTATGTAAGGTCAATGCACATTTCCGTGCCGTGTAGCTCGTATTTTGTTGATGAAATGAGTAGTCAAAATACTTACTGGCTTATATattaaaacggagggagtacaaactgGTTTTCTTTTTTGTACTTGCACATATGGGTCACCGtctatttttctttaaaattcGAATAAAATGATGAGATGGTTATGTTTCCATTTACCATGAGGCCTTGTTCGGTTGGTCCCGCCCCGGCCGGGATTTGGCCGGGATAGCCGGGATCTGCCTGGCCGGGAATCAATCCCGGACCTGCTACGAAAAGCGTTCGGTTAAACCCGGTCGGAAACTAACCCCGTTCTAAACCACCCCGATCCCGTCCAAATCGCCGGGTTTTCAAAACTCTGGTCTGACCCCGTGGAACCATTTCCCGTCGTCTTGTCCCGAATCGGTACGCCAGGAAAAATAAAAGCAATAATCTCTCCGCTCGATTTGGACGCAACACTGGCGAGGAAGGAAGGTCGGCGGCTCTGGCGGAAGGGAAGgatggcggctccggcgaggacgGAGGGACGGAGGCTCCAGCGGGCTCGGAGGAACGGCGGCCCCGGCGAGGACGGAGGGACGGCTGCTCCGGCGAGAACGGAgcgacggcgacgagggcggGGCTGATGGCGGCTCCAGCAACTAGGACGGGCGTAGGGCGGGGCTGACGGCGGCGAGGACGGAGTGGACGTCGACGAGGACGGACGCTCCCGTAGCTAGTGCCTCATCTCCCGCTACAGTTTCCTGGGATTAACCGAACAAGTCAAAGCTTTCAGCGATTACAGAGAGATTAGGGGAAGGGATTTGCGGGATCTGGGTGATCACCCAAATTCTCGGGTGGTTTGTTCCACGAGGGAGTTGGTTCCCCATGAACCGAACGAGGCCTGACGAGAATCTCGAGGAGTAAATCAACGGTGCACAGGGCATAACCATATACGCGTAGTAGTGTCACATCGTGGACGCCGAGTTGGACGCAGTCAACCGATTGAGTGCCCACACGGCAGGCACGCACCAAGAGACGGGTCGGATTTGGACGCCCGCCGCCGTCCGTATATACATACCACCTCTCTGACAGATCCCCAAACCGATTTCCACTTTCCGTGGTCTCTTCTCCGCCAGGAAGAGCAAGGAATTTCCGCCCGAATCCGTCGATCCCAAGGTAATCTCTCCCTCCTCCGATCAGATCGGGGTTCCCCTTCTTCCAAATCACCCTCCGTGGATCTCAATCCAACTATTTTCTCCGTGGATCCAGGCCGCCGGCGACGATGTTGGAGGAGCTGCTGATCTTCACGAGGGGCGGCCTGATCCTGTGGTCGTCCTGCCGGGCGCTGGGCCTCGCCTCGCCGCTCAAGGGCTCGCCGATCGACGCGCTCATCCGCTCCTGCCTGCTCGAGGAGCGCGCCGCCGACGCGGGATTCACCCAGGACAACTACGCGCTCCGGTGGGCCTTCAGCAACGACCTGGGGCTCGTCTTCGTCGCCGTCTACCAGCGCATGCTGCAcctgctctacgtcgacgaccTGCTGGCCGCCGTGCGCAAGGAGTTCTCGCAGATCTACGATCCCAAGCGGGTGGACTATGGGGATGCGTTTACGGATGTGTTTCGGCAGCTGCacctcgaggcggaggcgcgggcCGAGGCCATGAAGAAGACTAGGCAGCAGAACACCTTACCCTCCACCCGTGCCCCTGCTGGCGGTGGTGGGAAGAAGCCCGGCGCTCTGGGTGGCCGTGCTGGTCCTCAGGGCGGCGGTGGTGGGAAGAAGGGTGGCGCCGAGTCCGGGAAGGATGATTCTGATAGCAGCGACTCGGGGAAGGACCACAACCAACTGACTAACGGCACCGTCAAGGGCCACCAGAACGGCGACGcccgcgctgctgctgctgctaacaACGGGAAGGAGAATGGGGACCCCAACGACGGGGCCTTCGATGTGAATACCTTACGGAAGAAGATCGGGGGGAAGAAGGGGGGCAAGAAGACCGACGCCGTCGCCAAGAAGGCGGCGCCCAAGGCTGAGCCCAAGAAGAACGTTAAGAAGGACAGGGTCTGGGACGACCAGCCGCGCAAGGTCGGCAAGCTCGACTTCACGGACCCGGCCGACGAGAGAGGGGAGGAGATGGTGGAGAAGGCGATTGAACACCAGGGGGATAGCATGATGGATAAGGATGAAGTGTTGAGCAGCGATAGCGAGGATGAGGatgacgagggggaggagagtgCTGGGGCTGGGCAGAAGAAGAAGGGGTGGTTCACCTCCATGTTTAAGAGGTAATAATACATCTATTGCTCTGCATTTGCTAGTATCATTATATCTGTGATTTAATATGTTTAAGAGGTATATATTTATCATGTGTTAGTCGTATAGTTCAAACTGCAAAATGCAAATAAGCCATTAGGTTCTGGTAAAATATGCACTATGATTTTTATGTCCTTCCTTTGTTCCTGATACTAAATAAGTTCTCCTTTCGATTGCATGTATGGAACCATGTGTATTCACTTAAATCTGCCAATTAAACCATTACCTAACGGCAAATGGAGAGTATTGCCAAGGCACCTGCCACCTTAGTTTGCTCACTTGATACACACGTACCTGTTATCATGGTAACCTTATTCCAAGTTATGCATTGAAAAAGAATGTG contains:
- the LOC124701134 gene encoding signal recognition particle receptor subunit alpha-like; this translates as MLEELLIFTRGGLILWSSCRALGLASPLKGSPIDALIRSCLLEERAADAGFTQDNYALRWAFSNDLGLVFVAVYQRMLHLLYVDDLLAAVRKEFSQIYDPKRVDYGDAFTDVFRQLHLEAEARAEAMKKTRQQNTLPSTRAPAGGGGKKPGALGGRAGPQGGGGGKKGGAESGKDDSDSSDSGKDHNQLTNGTVKGHQNGDARAAAAANNGKENGDPNDGAFDVNTLRKKIGGKKGGKKTDAVAKKAAPKAEPKKNVKKDRVWDDQPRKVGKLDFTDPADERGEEMVEKAIEHQGDSMMDKDEVLSSDSEDEDDEGEESAGAGQKKKGWFTSMFKSIAGNNVLEKADLQPALKALKDRLMTKNVAEEIAEKLCESVAASLEGKKLGSFTRISSTVQTAMEEALTRILTPRRSIDILRDVQAAKERGKPYVVVFVGVNGVGKSTNLAKVAYWLLQHNLSVMMAACDTFRSGAVEQLRTHARRLQIPIFEKGYEKDPAVVAKEAIQEATRNKSDVVLVDTAGRMQDNEPLMRALSKLINLNKPDLVLFVGEALVGNDAVDQLNKFNQKLADLSTVPTARLIDGILLTKFDTIDDKVGAALSMVYISGSPVMFVGCGQSYTDLKKLNVKSIVKTLLK